A genomic segment from Aspergillus chevalieri M1 DNA, chromosome 7, nearly complete sequence encodes:
- a CDS encoding uncharacterized protein (COG:S;~EggNog:ENOG410PUEP), producing MRYENWDVLLFPGDSKTPIQEFKTQCSVIQGRESPYLNDMGPVLGPQSFQMPPGTQTLLPVLGSYIPSLPEGAPFRASIHNWDQPVPSRLMDSLMQPDDALLYHAQVYIDGEPAS from the exons ATGCGATACGAAAACTGGGatgtcctcctcttcccagGGGACTCCAAGACCCCGATCCAGGAGTTCAAGACGCAGTGCTCCGTGATCCAAGGCAGAG AGTCGCCCTACCTCAACGATATGGGACCCGTCCTAGGCCCGCAGTCTTTCCAAATGCCGCCAGGAACCCAGACCTTGCTGCCGGTCCTTGGTAGCTATATCCCAAGCTTGCCGGAAGGTGCCCCGTTCCGAGCGTCTATTCATAACTGGGACCAGCCTGTGCCCAGCCGGTTGATGGATAGCCTGATGCAGCCTGATGATGCCTTGTTGTATCATGCTCAAGTCTATATCGATGGGGAGCCGGCTTCGTGA